A genome region from Halorussus pelagicus includes the following:
- a CDS encoding metal-dependent hydrolase, translating to MPSTVVHVALAGLVGTALLAEHFDWKAVAAVMATTALVDFDVFLGFWISGAHRAAFHTLVVPVLGGLVLWADLRRGDDSLVRSQWGARGVRVWWVSLVAVMSAGIGLDAFFNGANLLYPLHDRFYTLDGKVFYSTEQGFVQTLVNVDFEALVEAFAPEDTGMGTQSGAGGAGGTDAGGGSDAVRTTENTHYSTGVDPAKGAEEENVERLFPIAYTGERALLALTGYTVVGLRLWMARQE from the coding sequence ATGCCCTCGACGGTGGTTCACGTCGCGCTCGCGGGACTCGTGGGGACCGCACTGCTCGCCGAACACTTCGACTGGAAGGCGGTGGCGGCGGTGATGGCGACCACGGCGCTGGTCGATTTCGACGTGTTCCTCGGTTTCTGGATATCCGGCGCGCACCGGGCGGCGTTTCACACGCTCGTCGTGCCCGTCCTCGGCGGACTCGTACTCTGGGCGGACCTGCGGCGAGGCGACGACTCGCTCGTGCGTTCGCAGTGGGGCGCGCGCGGCGTCCGAGTCTGGTGGGTTAGCCTCGTCGCGGTCATGTCCGCGGGTATCGGTCTCGACGCGTTCTTCAACGGCGCGAACCTCCTCTACCCGCTCCACGACCGGTTCTACACGCTCGACGGCAAGGTGTTCTACTCGACGGAACAGGGGTTCGTCCAGACGCTCGTGAACGTCGATTTCGAGGCGCTGGTCGAGGCGTTCGCTCCCGAGGACACCGGCATGGGGACCCAATCGGGGGCGGGCGGCGCTGGCGGCACCGACGCTGGCGGCGGTTCCGACGCCGTGCGGACGACCGAGAACACCCACTACAGCACGGGCGTGGACCCGGCGAAAGGGGCGGAAGAGGAAAACGTCGAGCGCCTGTTCCCCATCGCGTACACCGGCGAGCGCGCGCTCCTCGCGCTGACCGGCTACACGGTGGTCGGTCTCCGGCTCTGGATGGCGCGCCAAGAGTGA
- a CDS encoding TatD family hydrolase gives MSDDLGTPVLDNHLHLDPDHGRGIEAVKDFARSGGTHLLVVNKPSWLLGVEPETGEQFRPVFETTLEVVSRADEVLPGRAWPVLGVHPGLVSKLVDDRGFSPAEARDLMQAGLDLAAEYVASGDAVALKTGRPHYDTSEAVWEASNEVLRHGLALGAENDCAVQLHTEASEDLTEVAEWAEDAGLAPRKVVKHYAGGRLAGPTPSVMSEKDRLELAADRGDPFLMETDFVDDPDRPGAVMGPKTVPRRVRWMRESGYDDAIHNAHVETPKSVYGLDTEATLDR, from the coding sequence ATGAGCGACGACCTCGGCACGCCGGTACTCGACAACCACCTGCATCTGGACCCCGACCACGGCCGGGGCATCGAGGCCGTGAAGGACTTCGCGCGGAGCGGTGGCACCCACTTGCTCGTGGTGAACAAACCCTCGTGGTTGCTCGGCGTCGAACCCGAGACCGGCGAACAGTTCCGACCGGTCTTCGAGACCACGCTCGAAGTCGTCTCGCGCGCCGACGAAGTGCTTCCGGGTCGCGCGTGGCCCGTCCTCGGCGTCCACCCCGGACTCGTCTCGAAACTGGTGGACGACCGCGGGTTCTCACCCGCAGAGGCCCGTGACCTGATGCAGGCCGGACTGGACCTCGCTGCGGAGTACGTCGCGTCTGGCGACGCCGTCGCGCTCAAGACCGGTCGCCCGCACTACGACACGAGCGAGGCGGTGTGGGAGGCCTCGAACGAAGTCCTCCGGCACGGACTCGCGCTCGGCGCGGAGAACGACTGCGCGGTCCAACTTCACACCGAGGCCAGTGAGGACTTGACCGAGGTCGCGGAGTGGGCAGAAGACGCGGGTCTCGCGCCCCGGAAAGTCGTCAAGCACTACGCCGGTGGGAGACTCGCGGGACCGACCCCGAGCGTGATGAGCGAGAAAGACCGCCTCGAACTCGCGGCCGACCGTGGCGACCCCTTCCTGATGGAGACCGACTTCGTGGACGACCCCGACCGGCCCGGCGCGGTCATGGGACCGAAGACGGTGCCCCGCCGGGTCCGCTGGATGCGAGAATCAGGCTACGACGACGCGATTCACAACGCCCACGTCGAGACGCCCAAGTCGGTCTACGGACTCGACACCGAGGCGACGCTCGACCGATAG
- a CDS encoding S8 family serine peptidase, with protein sequence MSDDSTQRFNRRTFLKATGAVGAAAATSGIAAATPGRDPGPKKDEILVGVSAGQGDVEGKVATSVPGNAEVVHTNDKLRYAAVKFPSQVPDKAKQNFIDAISRKDGIKYAERNKTHQAFATPNDPRFSNQYAPKQVESPAAWDEVSGFGDSGVTIAVVDTGAQYDHPDLDGNYESNPGYDFVDNDSDPAPPSPSSEQHGTHVSGCAAAVVDDGTGVAGQGNSSLINGRALGPNGGSTADIADAVEWATDQGADIINMSLGGGGYTQTMKSAVQYAVNNGALPICAAGNSGASSVSYPAAYEECMAISAVDSNEQLASFSQYGDVDLAAPGVDVLSTVPTDSYAEFSGTSMATPVTSGVAGLTLAAWDLNTSELRSHLKATAKDIGLSSNKQGAGQVNALNAVTTEPGSGGGGGGGGGGDGSTSETVSDSLSSSSDSDDYSWSWNYSSPSQIVVELNGPTDADFDLYINEGTTAAPTPSSYDYRSYTTNSQESITIDNPDASTELQIAVDSYSGSGSYDVTITEYQ encoded by the coding sequence ATGTCAGATGACAGCACGCAGCGATTTAATCGCCGTACGTTCCTCAAGGCCACGGGTGCGGTTGGCGCAGCAGCCGCCACCAGTGGTATCGCAGCAGCAACCCCCGGCCGCGACCCCGGCCCGAAGAAAGACGAGATTCTCGTCGGCGTCTCCGCCGGTCAGGGCGACGTTGAAGGGAAGGTCGCCACGAGCGTCCCCGGCAACGCGGAAGTCGTTCACACGAACGACAAGCTCCGCTACGCCGCCGTGAAGTTCCCGAGTCAGGTTCCCGACAAGGCCAAGCAGAACTTCATCGACGCCATCAGCAGGAAGGACGGCATCAAGTACGCAGAGCGGAACAAGACCCATCAGGCGTTCGCCACGCCGAACGACCCGCGCTTCAGCAACCAGTACGCGCCCAAGCAGGTCGAGTCCCCCGCCGCGTGGGACGAGGTCAGCGGCTTCGGTGACTCGGGCGTCACCATCGCCGTCGTGGACACGGGTGCCCAGTACGACCACCCCGACCTCGACGGGAACTACGAGTCCAACCCCGGCTACGACTTCGTAGACAACGACTCCGATCCCGCTCCGCCGTCCCCGTCGAGCGAGCAGCACGGTACCCACGTCTCAGGTTGTGCCGCCGCAGTCGTTGACGACGGCACGGGCGTCGCCGGACAGGGTAACTCCTCGCTCATCAACGGCCGCGCGCTCGGCCCGAACGGCGGTTCGACCGCCGACATCGCCGACGCCGTCGAGTGGGCGACCGACCAAGGCGCGGACATCATCAACATGTCCCTCGGTGGCGGTGGCTACACCCAGACGATGAAGAGCGCCGTCCAGTACGCGGTCAACAACGGTGCGCTCCCCATCTGTGCGGCCGGTAACAGCGGTGCCAGCTCCGTCAGCTACCCGGCGGCCTACGAGGAATGTATGGCCATCTCCGCGGTTGACTCCAACGAGCAACTCGCCAGCTTCTCGCAGTACGGCGACGTTGACCTCGCCGCGCCCGGCGTGGACGTTCTCTCCACGGTTCCGACCGACAGCTACGCGGAGTTCAGCGGTACCTCGATGGCGACCCCCGTCACGTCCGGCGTCGCCGGTCTGACGCTCGCCGCGTGGGACCTCAACACGTCCGAACTCCGCAGCCATCTCAAGGCGACCGCGAAGGACATCGGTCTCTCCTCGAACAAGCAGGGTGCCGGTCAAGTCAACGCCCTCAACGCAGTCACTACCGAACCCGGTAGCGGCGGCGGCGGTGGCGGCGGCGGTGGCGGCGACGGCTCCACCAGCGAGACGGTCAGCGACTCGCTCAGTAGCTCCTCTGACTCCGACGACTACTCGTGGTCGTGGAACTACAGCAGCCCGAGTCAGATTGTCGTGGAACTCAACGGCCCGACCGACGCCGACTTCGACCTCTACATCAACGAGGGAACGACGGCCGCGCCCACCCCGAGCAGCTACGACTACCGCTCGTACACCACGAACAGTCAGGAGAGCATCACCATCGACAACCCCGACGCATCGACGGAACTCCAGATTGCCGTGGACTCCTACAGCGGCTCCGGTAGCTACGACGTGACCATCACCGAGTACCAGTAA
- a CDS encoding helix-turn-helix domain-containing protein produces the protein MTDATEPRADLAERIAGEITLSDDPGATLRKWRTDFGVSQTDLADHLDVSSSVVSDYESGRRESPGIGVVSRLVNALLDIDERRGGDRIRQYARVVSAGFESDIVNDLREYPTQVALDRFYDAVGATEIAEGDQSHVTGHTVIDSIQAITRLSSEEFYRLYGQSTSRALMFTNVTRGESPLVAMRVVTPTPNAVVLHGLDREDLWDHAPKMARLDGFSLAITNEPIEDVLGALREFP, from the coding sequence ATGACCGACGCGACCGAACCCCGCGCGGACCTCGCCGAGCGCATCGCGGGCGAGATAACGCTCAGCGACGACCCCGGCGCGACACTCCGCAAGTGGCGCACCGACTTCGGCGTCTCCCAGACCGACCTCGCGGACCACCTCGACGTGTCCTCGTCGGTCGTCAGCGACTACGAGAGCGGCCGCCGGGAGAGTCCGGGCATCGGCGTCGTCTCCCGCCTCGTGAACGCCCTGCTCGACATCGACGAGCGCCGCGGCGGCGACCGAATCCGACAGTACGCTCGCGTCGTCTCCGCGGGGTTCGAGAGCGACATCGTCAACGACCTCCGGGAATACCCCACGCAGGTCGCGCTCGACCGGTTCTACGACGCGGTCGGCGCGACGGAGATCGCCGAGGGCGACCAGAGCCACGTCACCGGCCACACCGTCATCGACAGCATCCAAGCCATCACGCGCCTCTCCAGCGAGGAGTTCTACCGGCTCTACGGCCAGAGTACCAGCAGGGCGTTGATGTTCACCAACGTCACCCGCGGGGAGTCGCCGTTGGTCGCCATGCGCGTCGTCACCCCGACGCCGAACGCGGTGGTCCTCCACGGTCTCGACCGCGAGGATTTGTGGGACCACGCCCCGAAGATGGCCCGCCTCGACGGTTTCTCGCTGGCGATTACGAACGAACCCATCGAGGACGTGTTGGGGGCGCTCCGGGAGTTTCCGTAA
- a CDS encoding PadR family transcriptional regulator, giving the protein MALGDIKQIWETAKRRNNVSLIGKTKMAILGRLAESPSHGYQLHKDIGVTTSTIYQHLGELEDAGMVESSKIEDDSREKTEYQITDDGRTLLELLDKDDN; this is encoded by the coding sequence TTGGCTCTTGGCGATATAAAGCAAATTTGGGAGACGGCTAAACGGAGAAACAACGTGTCGCTAATCGGTAAGACAAAAATGGCTATTCTTGGACGACTAGCTGAGTCACCATCGCACGGCTACCAGTTGCACAAGGATATTGGCGTGACCACCTCAACAATTTACCAGCATCTCGGAGAATTGGAGGATGCAGGTATGGTTGAGTCCTCTAAAATCGAAGATGACAGCAGAGAGAAAACCGAATATCAGATTACAGATGATGGCCGTACGCTCTTAGAACTGCTAGACAAGGACGATAACTGA
- a CDS encoding DUF2150 family protein, translating to MSAPPEEFYSDERWQNWLDRIREEDIDPENEDSARLLLNLQDDVAIAVAKIVTAYDDGAIDEEEALEELGDIREVVLEEVEFDNDEKAMLIDGVQTSLVCVFYAADQYVAEGPADEASVEEYVIEAGRAEEGEDLDSALGLVAAAGTRIIDGEDLNMEVTEDLEYGLVIEWVNGLDSLQSAMSDPEVVEEEDEE from the coding sequence ATGAGCGCGCCTCCGGAGGAATTCTACTCCGACGAACGCTGGCAGAACTGGCTCGACCGCATCCGGGAGGAAGACATCGACCCGGAGAACGAAGACTCCGCCCGTCTGCTCCTCAACTTGCAGGACGACGTGGCCATCGCGGTCGCCAAAATTGTGACCGCCTACGACGACGGCGCTATCGACGAGGAGGAGGCGCTCGAAGAACTGGGCGACATCCGCGAGGTCGTTCTCGAAGAAGTCGAGTTCGACAACGACGAGAAAGCGATGCTCATCGACGGCGTCCAGACGAGTCTCGTCTGCGTCTTCTACGCGGCCGACCAGTACGTCGCCGAGGGTCCCGCCGACGAAGCGAGCGTCGAGGAGTACGTCATCGAGGCCGGACGCGCCGAGGAAGGCGAAGACCTCGATTCGGCGCTCGGTCTCGTCGCGGCCGCCGGAACGCGCATTATCGACGGCGAGGACCTGAACATGGAGGTGACCGAAGACCTCGAATACGGTCTCGTCATCGAGTGGGTCAACGGTCTCGACAGCCTCCAGAGCGCGATGAGCGACCCCGAAGTCGTCGAAGAGGAAGACGAAGAGTAA
- the hmgB gene encoding hydroxymethylglutaryl-CoA synthase, translated as MTAVGIDAIEIWTGKLKLDLAETFAPEKGEDPEKYTKGLGLHASSFPDAHEDIVTMGANAAKRLMDRKDLTPEDIGRIDVATESAFDNSKPVSTYIAGCLEQVYDGDFHHANKGERKFACIAGTQSLDDAYNWIKAGRNRGRAALVVATDTALYARGDPGEATQGAGAVAMLITEDPNLVELSTEQGYGSADETDFLKPNQQFPSVDGKRSMQVYLARMREALEDFESVSGATHPDDFAYIPFHTPFPGMVRKAAVLAYRHMIRDTPVEEDLAEEIGFQPREEDFEDREAYEEAIRDHMDDLSSTAAYQEWYANTVEPTLSISRQVGNWYTGSVHIARAAALKQAAEQDIDLAGKKLGVGSYGSGAQAEIHAETVGDDWREEIDQLNVDEQIADRYDLTFEEYENVHDRHNHDKTIEMEDFTVPDGEFVFTGTGRMNERLYDYVE; from the coding sequence ATGACAGCCGTCGGTATCGACGCCATCGAAATCTGGACGGGAAAGCTCAAACTGGACCTCGCGGAGACGTTCGCGCCCGAGAAGGGCGAGGACCCCGAGAAGTACACCAAGGGACTCGGCCTGCACGCCAGTTCGTTCCCGGACGCACACGAAGACATCGTGACGATGGGCGCGAACGCGGCCAAGCGTCTGATGGACCGCAAGGACCTGACGCCCGAGGACATCGGTCGCATCGACGTTGCGACCGAGAGCGCGTTCGACAACTCCAAGCCCGTCTCGACGTACATTGCGGGCTGTCTCGAACAGGTCTACGACGGCGACTTCCACCACGCCAACAAGGGCGAGCGCAAGTTCGCCTGCATCGCGGGCACCCAGAGTCTCGACGACGCCTACAACTGGATTAAGGCCGGGCGGAATCGCGGCCGGGCCGCGCTCGTCGTCGCCACCGACACGGCGCTCTACGCCCGCGGCGACCCCGGCGAGGCCACGCAGGGCGCGGGCGCAGTCGCCATGCTCATCACCGAGGACCCGAACCTCGTGGAACTCTCGACCGAACAGGGGTACGGCTCTGCGGACGAGACGGACTTCCTCAAGCCCAACCAGCAGTTCCCGAGCGTGGACGGCAAGCGCTCGATGCAGGTGTATCTCGCCCGGATGCGCGAGGCGCTGGAGGACTTCGAGTCGGTCTCGGGCGCGACCCACCCCGACGACTTCGCGTACATCCCGTTCCACACGCCGTTCCCCGGCATGGTCCGGAAGGCCGCGGTGCTGGCCTACCGCCACATGATTCGAGACACGCCCGTCGAGGAAGACCTCGCCGAGGAAATCGGCTTCCAACCCCGCGAGGAGGACTTCGAGGACCGCGAGGCCTACGAGGAGGCCATCCGCGACCACATGGACGACCTTAGCTCGACGGCGGCCTACCAGGAGTGGTACGCCAACACCGTCGAACCGACGCTCTCCATCTCTCGACAGGTCGGCAACTGGTACACCGGGTCGGTCCACATCGCCCGCGCCGCCGCGCTCAAGCAGGCCGCCGAGCAGGACATCGACCTCGCCGGGAAGAAACTCGGCGTCGGTTCCTACGGGTCGGGCGCGCAGGCCGAAATCCACGCCGAGACGGTCGGCGACGACTGGCGCGAGGAGATAGACCAACTCAACGTTGACGAGCAGATAGCGGACCGCTACGACCTCACCTTCGAAGAGTACGAGAACGTCCACGACCGGCACAACCACGACAAGACCATCGAGATGGAGGACTTCACGGTGCCGGACGGCGAGTTCGTGTTTACCGGGACGGGCCGGATGAACGAGCGTCTCTACGACTACGTGGAGTAG
- a CDS encoding restriction endonuclease, SacI family, whose protein sequence is MSNLAQVDVNNEEASRLLDREWKRVNSEDKSEYVEDYRIRTKIAEVLNDSQKTYRYILVNATLAKATNSDVHYRALQAGSSLEGAHDARSLAHSVLVPWEKAHGERLGGSPEPFVNNPARHEEVSTENRARATKKQDRLHNLLQRMEDKVEEGVEDPVNILRQTLYAITQLESQLVDFESVSNAPYTEVEDAVTTYLKDSGKGERLPAVVAGIMQTYYEHAADVEWQVDAEHANVSDEFSKAAGDIELFRDDELQKAMEVKDKPATRSSVQHAIEKARQHKLGEYIYVVGSGYRAGEKADIEKEIEEAPLELILMDSEELIALLKVVDDSDRGFFLDKVGAFLNDMRANQNNKDRWTELAESVEER, encoded by the coding sequence GTGTCGAATTTGGCCCAAGTAGATGTGAATAACGAAGAAGCGTCTCGTCTCCTCGACCGGGAATGGAAACGCGTTAACTCTGAGGATAAATCGGAGTACGTCGAGGACTATCGTATCCGTACAAAAATCGCGGAGGTATTAAACGACTCACAAAAGACGTATCGCTACATCCTCGTGAACGCGACGCTCGCTAAAGCAACGAACAGCGATGTCCATTACCGGGCGTTGCAGGCCGGGTCCTCACTAGAGGGCGCTCACGACGCCCGATCTCTCGCCCACTCCGTCTTGGTGCCGTGGGAAAAGGCACATGGAGAACGACTCGGTGGCAGTCCTGAACCGTTTGTCAATAATCCTGCGCGACACGAGGAAGTTAGTACAGAAAACCGGGCACGCGCCACCAAGAAGCAGGACCGACTCCACAATTTGCTCCAGCGCATGGAGGACAAGGTGGAAGAAGGAGTGGAAGACCCGGTGAATATCCTCCGGCAGACCCTCTATGCGATTACACAACTGGAGTCACAGTTAGTAGACTTTGAATCCGTCAGTAACGCACCTTACACCGAAGTAGAGGATGCTGTGACAACGTATTTGAAGGACTCCGGGAAAGGTGAGCGGCTACCTGCTGTCGTTGCGGGCATCATGCAGACATACTACGAACATGCTGCCGATGTTGAATGGCAGGTAGATGCTGAACACGCGAACGTATCTGATGAGTTCTCGAAAGCCGCCGGTGACATCGAACTCTTCCGTGATGATGAGTTGCAGAAGGCGATGGAGGTGAAAGACAAGCCTGCGACCCGGTCGTCGGTCCAGCACGCCATCGAGAAGGCACGACAGCACAAACTGGGCGAATACATCTACGTGGTTGGCTCTGGGTACAGAGCTGGTGAAAAAGCCGATATTGAGAAGGAAATTGAGGAGGCTCCACTAGAGTTGATTTTGATGGACTCCGAGGAACTAATTGCTCTCTTGAAAGTCGTCGATGACTCAGATCGCGGCTTCTTCCTCGACAAGGTCGGAGCGTTTCTGAACGATATGCGAGCGAATCAGAACAATAAGGATCGGTGGACGGAGTTAGCAGAGTCGGTGGAAGAACGATAA
- a CDS encoding deoxyhypusine synthase encodes MTEDETHDHVVPGTDEEIDAPDVRGYDFRESFDFDELLASYATTGFQATQLAEAIDIAEQMQDADATVYLTFTSNIISSGLREVVAALVREGYVDVLITTSGSLTEDVIKTAKPFKMGEWDADESELRERGINRLGNIFVPSDRYVWLEEYLYDFFDDFFAEEKVRTPTAFARELGATLDDEDSVLKQAADNDVPVYCPALTDAEVGNFLYYYRQGYDSEVGIEILDDYDSLIEDGLLADETGLIAVGGGVPKHHAIMTNLFRGGADYVVYISTGIEGDGSLSGAPPNEAVSWGKIKDNETNYTQVEAEATLVFPLLVAGAFGE; translated from the coding sequence GTGACCGAAGACGAGACTCACGACCACGTCGTGCCCGGAACCGACGAGGAGATAGACGCTCCCGACGTTCGCGGATACGACTTCCGAGAATCGTTCGATTTCGACGAGTTGCTGGCGTCGTACGCGACGACCGGATTTCAGGCGACCCAACTCGCGGAGGCCATCGACATCGCCGAGCAGATGCAGGACGCCGACGCGACCGTCTATCTGACGTTCACTTCGAACATCATCTCCTCGGGGCTTCGAGAGGTCGTCGCCGCGCTCGTCCGCGAGGGATACGTGGACGTACTCATCACGACTTCCGGGTCGCTGACCGAGGACGTTATCAAGACGGCGAAACCGTTCAAGATGGGTGAGTGGGACGCCGACGAGAGCGAACTTCGGGAGCGAGGTATCAATCGCCTCGGCAACATTTTCGTCCCCTCCGACCGGTACGTCTGGCTCGAAGAGTACCTCTACGACTTCTTCGACGATTTCTTCGCCGAAGAGAAGGTCCGGACGCCGACGGCGTTCGCCCGCGAGTTGGGCGCGACGCTCGACGACGAGGACTCGGTGTTGAAGCAGGCGGCCGACAACGACGTGCCGGTCTACTGCCCGGCGCTGACCGACGCGGAGGTCGGCAACTTCCTCTACTACTACCGGCAGGGCTACGACTCCGAGGTCGGAATCGAGATACTGGACGACTACGACTCGCTCATCGAGGACGGCCTGCTCGCCGACGAGACGGGTCTCATCGCGGTCGGCGGCGGCGTCCCGAAACACCACGCCATCATGACGAACCTGTTCCGCGGCGGTGCCGACTACGTCGTCTACATCTCGACGGGGATCGAGGGAGACGGGTCCCTGTCGGGGGCACCGCCGAACGAAGCGGTCTCGTGGGGGAAAATAAAGGACAACGAGACGAACTACACGCAGGTCGAAGCCGAGGCGACGCTCGTTTTCCCACTGCTCGTCGCTGGCGCGTTCGGCGAGTAA
- a CDS encoding NYN domain-containing protein, which yields MQPLRSLLGGETTVALFVDGPNVLREEFDVDLDDVRTAAEDLGRLAATRLYLDEHASPGLIQAAEAHGFEVTITSGDVDVKLAVDATEFALTDGLDVLAVASRDTDFKPVLEKAAQNGVRTVAIAPGEYGRSDALRNAAHDAQIVDPDGNAEASED from the coding sequence ATGCAACCGTTGCGTTCGCTTCTCGGCGGAGAGACCACCGTCGCGCTGTTCGTGGACGGTCCCAACGTCCTCCGCGAGGAGTTCGACGTGGACTTGGACGACGTTCGGACGGCCGCCGAGGACCTCGGCCGACTCGCGGCGACACGACTGTATCTGGACGAACACGCGAGTCCGGGCCTGATTCAGGCCGCAGAAGCCCACGGGTTCGAGGTGACCATCACCTCCGGCGACGTGGACGTGAAACTCGCCGTGGACGCCACCGAGTTCGCGCTCACCGACGGTCTCGACGTGCTGGCCGTCGCCTCGCGTGACACCGACTTCAAGCCCGTGCTGGAGAAAGCCGCCCAGAACGGCGTCCGAACCGTCGCCATCGCGCCGGGCGAGTACGGCCGCTCGGACGCGCTCCGCAACGCGGCCCACGACGCGCAGATCGTGGACCCCGACGGGAACGCCGAAGCGTCCGAGGACTGA
- a CDS encoding DNA adenine methylase, translated as MGKMLPFRWYGGKYSHLDFILPHLAKTEQYIEPFGGSAAVLINRDPSPVETYNDLDGDVVNFFKVLRENRDELLEKIALTPFSREELATAVEQKNNDELSDIERARLFFVRAGQTRSGLAQEATPGRWAYCKSTSRRNMSGAVSRYHGRLEQLHDVADRLRRVQIENKDAIEVIDRHDDEEALFYCDPPYPHEVRGDTNSYSHEMTDDDHRELAEKLRSCEGKVAVSGYTCDLYEELFEDHGWNRVDAEEKTMHTTKDTRQEALWLNYESPSRTDVEAGVDVEELDDSQQTLVDIEE; from the coding sequence CCTTTCCGGTGGTATGGCGGGAAATACAGCCATTTGGACTTTATCCTTCCTCACCTGGCAAAAACCGAGCAATACATTGAGCCATTTGGCGGTAGCGCTGCCGTCCTGATTAACCGAGACCCCAGCCCTGTTGAGACGTACAATGACCTCGACGGAGATGTGGTCAATTTTTTCAAAGTATTGAGGGAAAACAGGGACGAACTGCTAGAGAAGATTGCGCTCACCCCGTTCAGCCGTGAAGAACTTGCGACGGCTGTGGAGCAGAAGAACAACGACGAATTGAGTGACATTGAGCGGGCACGACTGTTCTTTGTTCGCGCCGGACAGACCAGATCCGGATTGGCACAGGAAGCTACACCGGGTCGGTGGGCGTATTGTAAGTCCACAAGCCGCCGGAACATGTCCGGAGCGGTCAGCCGGTACCATGGGCGTCTTGAGCAGTTACACGACGTTGCGGACCGCCTCCGACGCGTGCAAATCGAGAACAAAGACGCTATCGAAGTGATTGACCGGCACGATGACGAAGAGGCCTTGTTCTACTGCGACCCACCGTATCCCCATGAGGTACGAGGCGACACCAACAGTTACAGCCACGAGATGACGGACGACGACCACCGAGAACTCGCCGAGAAACTCCGCAGTTGTGAGGGGAAAGTCGCCGTCTCGGGGTACACCTGTGACCTGTACGAGGAACTCTTCGAGGACCACGGCTGGAACCGTGTGGATGCCGAAGAGAAGACGATGCACACGACGAAAGACACCCGTCAGGAAGCGTTGTGGCTGAACTATGAATCGCCGAGCCGTACTGATGTCGAAGCAGGTGTTGATGTCGAAGAGTTAGACGACAGTCAGCAGACGCTAGTTGACATAGAGGAGTAA